The following proteins are co-located in the Sporolactobacillus pectinivorans genome:
- a CDS encoding class A sortase, with protein sequence MWKKSIMIVLILSGLILIVSPFLKEYIIGFLSYRYNSEKITVNQIDQNNRRKASFDFSTIQPPSFYETLTAGTSVDPKAIVGRIRVDSVGIRLPILKGTTSANLLVGATTMRADQQMGQGNYPLAGHHMREQNLLFGPLMKVKIGADVEITNLKYDYIYQVVSRKIVPETDGSVIAQTSDKQITLVTCDKPTRTPNRLIVTGKLVRVVNHQGK encoded by the coding sequence ATGTGGAAGAAAAGTATAATGATCGTTCTGATTCTGTCAGGACTCATTCTGATTGTCTCCCCTTTCTTAAAAGAATATATTATTGGTTTTCTTAGTTACCGTTATAACTCGGAGAAGATCACGGTGAATCAGATAGACCAGAACAATCGGCGTAAGGCATCTTTTGATTTCAGTACGATTCAACCGCCTTCCTTTTATGAAACGCTGACAGCGGGTACGAGTGTTGATCCGAAAGCGATTGTTGGCCGGATCAGAGTGGACAGCGTCGGCATCCGGCTTCCTATATTAAAGGGCACAACCAGTGCCAATTTGCTGGTTGGTGCGACGACGATGAGGGCTGACCAGCAGATGGGGCAGGGTAACTATCCGCTTGCCGGACACCATATGCGGGAGCAGAACCTCCTCTTCGGACCACTTATGAAGGTAAAAATCGGAGCGGATGTTGAGATTACCAATTTAAAGTATGATTATATCTATCAGGTAGTTTCGAGAAAAATCGTACCGGAAACCGATGGCAGCGTGATTGCGCAAACGAGCGACAAACAAATTACACTTGTCACCTGCGACAAACCGACGCGTACGCCCAACCGTTTGATTGTGACTGGAAAACTGGTACGCGTCGTGAATCATCAAGGAAAATAG
- a CDS encoding response regulator translates to MKAIVVDDEKLACKQLSKMLQETGVFEMIRTYTDPEEACTEVTDTKPDAAFLDIEMPEMSGMDLAELLQMANKNIQIIFTTAYDDFAIKAFELNAIDYLLKPIMKDRLRRTIGRLVKNIESNSSELALPKESFGIECFGGLKFYRINGHSKKYISVKWRTSKARELYAYLLSEHDRFISKDTLIDLLWPEADPVKGSTQLYTTIYQIRKLMEKLPFHHRIVKNDIGYSLSLAGTPVDAEEWEKALAQLSMIDASNYKEHIRMFKIYRNHYFEEYGYLWAESKRARLCQLWLEHAYRLIDFLIRDKNYAEALDVCQQVDQIEPDDERNMKYEMTLYNRTGNVEGAIRVYEKYKGSKNVMN, encoded by the coding sequence ATGAAAGCGATTGTTGTTGATGATGAGAAATTAGCCTGCAAACAACTCAGCAAAATGCTGCAGGAAACGGGCGTATTTGAGATGATCAGAACCTATACGGATCCGGAAGAGGCATGCACTGAAGTTACGGATACAAAACCTGATGCCGCATTTCTTGATATTGAAATGCCGGAAATGAGTGGTATGGATCTGGCTGAATTGCTTCAAATGGCTAATAAAAATATTCAGATTATTTTCACAACAGCATATGATGATTTTGCGATCAAAGCGTTTGAATTAAACGCGATCGACTATTTGCTTAAGCCGATCATGAAAGATCGCCTCAGGAGAACGATCGGACGCTTGGTCAAAAATATAGAAAGCAACTCTTCTGAACTCGCATTACCTAAAGAGTCATTCGGCATCGAATGTTTCGGCGGTTTGAAATTTTATCGCATCAATGGCCATTCAAAAAAATACATATCGGTTAAATGGCGGACGTCCAAAGCGCGTGAATTATACGCTTATTTACTGAGTGAGCATGATCGCTTCATCAGCAAAGACACACTGATCGACCTGCTCTGGCCGGAGGCGGATCCGGTAAAGGGATCGACTCAGCTCTATACGACGATTTACCAGATCCGAAAGCTGATGGAAAAACTACCTTTTCATCATCGCATTGTCAAAAATGATATCGGCTATTCACTGAGCCTTGCTGGCACGCCGGTTGACGCTGAGGAATGGGAAAAGGCGCTGGCGCAATTGTCGATGATTGATGCGTCTAATTATAAGGAACATATCCGGATGTTCAAGATTTACAGAAACCATTACTTTGAAGAATACGGCTATCTCTGGGCTGAATCCAAACGCGCGCGGCTCTGTCAACTTTGGCTTGAACACGCCTACCGCCTGATTGACTTTTTAATCAGGGACAAGAATTATGCGGAAGCCCTGGACGTTTGCCAACAAGTTGACCAGATCGAACCGGATGATGAACGCAACATGAAATATGAGATGACTCTGTATAATCGAACTGGAAATGTCGAGGGCGCCATACGTGTTTATGAAAAGTATAAAGGAAGCAAAAACGTTATGAACTGA
- a CDS encoding SpaA isopeptide-forming pilin-related protein, whose protein sequence is MRSKRLPLGLKNTKHNKRVKQLLIIGLSLFVIFSQLSMSPLSSALADSSSTAPNTDNQFLDSVKLTTGDPSNSTDVSTDNPLKKGEPVNLEYAWTQKNGQTLSADKDVTVQIPTNFNFDKDATGNVTLSDNKTVIGTYTVKASSSTTNANQLTVHFNDQAAGLTNAGGKIVIPATFNTDPNSGPNPVSIVFDLGNSKTQIISVPVDQSAPGTNSSVTPSVSSSSASSSGPTPSAGTASPSVSSGVSSGISVKTKSFVKSLAVAAPQEITQNILTGVTLTDANGNPYDASNKATTSSPANISFTYTIPNGLKVNDGDFYTFKLPNDFAIYNTINGNLDDGSGNQIGTFTVTTDGMVTMTFINNASNGNYFDNHSNVDGSLEVHTQFNSQTITGTTQQQITFPINSPVTLTIPFKPSKTMDSIDKQGTPDKSINPGNINWTVNINEAENTLTNAKVTDPTLTGLSLNTSSIQVYPLTVNVDGSTTLGTTPVPASDYTVQDSDGNLEIDFNNPISSAYQIQYSTAITDAGKNISSFDNKATLTSDGVSSVTADATVTNKRGDHLTKTATGYNASTQTITWTINYNGDDKSIPDGTVLHDLFDNTQDLVNNSVKVYQATVNNDGSFSQGTAVSSGYSVTPTFQTGKNGFDLTFNGNGNSGAYQIVYQTIANGLVTANGTVNNSVTENSGTPVNVSQGIAQQGIQKYSTGSNFANKTDTWHITVNGNHYQLNNAKIIDTFDNAGLSLQNATFKIHDDTTNNDLTEGTDYTLNTDSNGFTVVFQGAYTSTSDAFTIDYTTDFNFANLTPGKTNFSNTSVLSWTDAGGKSQSSTSTATFTPDSNTQSNGFKNGSYDATTKQITWNVGVNYNLATITDPVISDPITGDQQYVDGSFELHYMTLTGGANGVTVGAEVPTSDYTVDYPSSSNSNTLTVHFLSPITTPYYITYKTSLGGQIVNASYTNTATVKDGSSTVTTLNASVNPAHGGSFASKNGTQDGNYVDWTVNINSSQSTVSNAELDDTPTNNQIIDPNSFHLYPQTVDTSGNLTTDTGNELQQGKDYTLTINTDNNTGAQTFTIKFVNPIDSAYQLTYSTLINANNGDTLGNTANFSGNNIQTVTQQTSQNVTVHISSGSGTGSGVNGSLTIFKDDAVSHAALPGATFTLYDSTGTTPLRTLTTGTNGEVAFNNFKYGTYILKEIQAPVGYTISNALVNGTPVTIDATSSAAGALTTIDDNQNKVILTKQDVNGNGLTGATFSLLKDGQPYPIGHAIQSVAGQVEIDGLVPGSYELTETVAPTGYLINSTPINFTVTENANNQIPDVNLGTLTDYQGSATLTKDDNANHPLAGAVYELQMQSGDGSWNTIETNLVTGSDGTVSASGLAPGTYQFVETQAPAGYTVNGSPVGFTIASTSSGDPGTQQLSQSDSQDSVVLTKVDANDSNAKLSGAEFQLEDSSGNVVAKDAYGNSLKSVWTTDSSGQFTINGLAPGSYQFVETAAPSGYQLDSTPVPFTVSNKDTKAVSITASDKPSAVTLTKTDASDSNAELSGAEFQLEDSNGQAVTADATGKTLPATWTTDSSGQFTVNGLAPGSYQFIETKAPNGYQLDQTPIPFKITNTDVQAVPITATDKLNSVTLTKVDANDSNAKLPGAEFELQDSKGNVVTTDVTGKALPTIWTTDSNGQFTVNGLSAGNYQFVETKAPNGYQLDQTPTPFTVTNTDVQAVPITATNKLNAVTLTKVDVNDKNAVLQGAEFKLYDNNNNVVQKDVNGKALPSIWTTNSKGQFTVNGLVPGNYHFIETKAPLNYNLDTTPIPFQVTNADIKAILVTATDKLTPGDVQLTKVDSNDKNAVLKGAVFKLEDSSGKTLETGLTTNDSGQFIVRGLAPGKYFFVETKAPNGYQLDATPIPFTIAKGQAKAVEITATDKPLVITKQLTGKPGATYNVVDQNGHVLVRGVMADSEGHVHFKGLASGKYHLVLVRGVKGEAQTNSVKKTRNSGLPTTGDTNDIFAMMTGTVLLLGGGAVAFFTRRRRKN, encoded by the coding sequence GTGAGATCGAAAAGACTTCCATTGGGGCTCAAAAATACCAAGCATAACAAACGCGTCAAACAGTTGCTGATTATTGGCCTGTCACTGTTCGTCATCTTCAGCCAGCTGTCAATGTCACCGCTGAGCAGTGCATTAGCTGACAGCAGTTCGACGGCGCCGAATACGGACAATCAGTTCTTGGATTCCGTAAAACTGACAACTGGGGATCCAAGCAATTCGACGGATGTCAGCACGGATAATCCGCTTAAAAAGGGCGAACCAGTCAATCTGGAATATGCATGGACGCAAAAAAATGGCCAGACACTCAGTGCTGATAAAGATGTGACCGTACAGATTCCGACTAATTTCAATTTTGACAAGGACGCAACGGGCAATGTAACACTATCCGACAACAAGACCGTGATCGGTACATACACAGTCAAAGCGAGCAGCAGCACGACAAATGCGAATCAGCTCACTGTACACTTTAATGATCAGGCAGCTGGTCTGACTAACGCCGGCGGAAAAATTGTCATTCCGGCTACGTTCAATACGGATCCGAACTCCGGGCCAAACCCGGTATCAATCGTCTTTGACTTGGGCAATAGTAAGACACAAATTATTTCTGTTCCCGTTGATCAGAGTGCACCAGGCACGAACTCATCTGTGACACCAAGTGTAAGCAGCAGTTCAGCTTCGAGTTCAGGTCCGACGCCGAGTGCGGGCACTGCTTCACCAAGCGTAAGCAGTGGAGTAAGTTCCGGCATATCAGTGAAAACAAAATCATTTGTTAAAAGCTTAGCGGTGGCAGCGCCACAGGAAATCACTCAAAATATATTGACAGGTGTCACACTGACGGATGCAAATGGCAATCCCTATGACGCTTCCAATAAAGCGACAACCAGCTCGCCGGCAAATATCTCTTTCACATACACCATTCCGAATGGCCTTAAAGTGAACGATGGGGATTTCTACACATTTAAATTGCCGAATGACTTTGCCATCTATAATACAATCAATGGAAATCTGGATGACGGATCCGGGAATCAGATAGGGACGTTCACTGTCACGACTGATGGAATGGTGACAATGACGTTCATAAATAACGCAAGCAACGGCAATTATTTTGATAACCACTCAAATGTGGACGGCTCACTTGAGGTGCACACACAATTTAATTCTCAGACGATTACCGGGACTACGCAGCAGCAGATTACTTTTCCAATCAACTCACCGGTAACGCTGACGATTCCGTTTAAGCCATCGAAAACGATGGATTCGATCGATAAACAAGGAACACCGGATAAATCAATTAATCCTGGCAACATCAATTGGACGGTCAATATCAATGAAGCGGAAAATACATTGACAAATGCGAAAGTCACGGATCCGACACTAACGGGGCTCTCACTTAATACCAGTTCCATTCAGGTCTATCCGCTGACTGTCAATGTGGACGGATCGACGACGTTAGGCACGACTCCGGTTCCCGCCAGTGACTACACAGTGCAAGACTCTGACGGTAATCTCGAAATTGATTTTAATAACCCGATAAGCAGTGCCTATCAAATTCAGTATTCAACGGCGATTACAGATGCGGGAAAGAATATATCCAGTTTTGATAATAAGGCGACATTAACAAGCGACGGGGTTTCGTCGGTTACTGCCGACGCAACGGTAACCAATAAACGTGGTGATCATCTTACGAAGACAGCTACTGGTTACAATGCGTCGACACAGACGATTACCTGGACGATTAACTATAACGGTGATGATAAAAGCATACCGGATGGGACTGTATTGCACGACCTGTTTGACAACACCCAAGATCTAGTGAACAATTCAGTCAAAGTTTACCAAGCTACGGTCAATAATGATGGAAGTTTTTCACAAGGTACAGCGGTAAGCAGTGGCTACAGTGTGACACCGACATTCCAAACGGGGAAAAACGGTTTTGATCTTACATTTAACGGGAACGGCAACAGTGGCGCTTATCAGATTGTCTATCAGACAATAGCTAACGGATTAGTCACTGCCAATGGGACCGTTAATAATTCAGTTACCGAAAATTCGGGAACACCGGTTAATGTGTCGCAAGGCATTGCTCAGCAAGGTATCCAAAAATATAGTACGGGTTCCAATTTTGCAAATAAGACGGATACATGGCATATTACAGTTAATGGCAACCATTATCAGCTAAATAACGCTAAAATTATTGATACTTTTGATAATGCCGGACTTAGCTTACAGAATGCTACTTTTAAGATCCATGATGATACAACAAATAATGATCTAACTGAGGGAACAGATTATACATTAAACACCGATTCAAACGGTTTTACCGTTGTCTTTCAAGGTGCCTATACCTCGACAAGCGACGCGTTCACAATCGATTACACAACAGACTTTAATTTTGCAAATCTGACTCCCGGGAAAACAAACTTTTCAAATACGTCGGTACTGTCCTGGACGGATGCAGGTGGAAAGAGTCAGTCGAGCACGTCAACGGCGACATTTACTCCGGACAGCAATACACAGTCTAATGGATTTAAAAACGGATCCTACGACGCAACAACCAAGCAAATCACATGGAATGTCGGCGTGAACTATAATCTGGCAACAATCACTGATCCGGTGATCAGCGATCCGATTACGGGTGATCAGCAGTATGTCGACGGATCTTTTGAACTTCACTATATGACTTTAACCGGTGGCGCGAATGGTGTTACGGTTGGAGCTGAGGTACCAACAAGTGATTATACAGTTGATTATCCGTCCAGCAGCAATAGCAACACGCTGACCGTTCATTTCCTGAGCCCGATCACAACACCTTATTACATCACCTATAAAACATCTCTAGGTGGACAGATTGTAAACGCGTCTTACACGAACACCGCAACCGTCAAAGACGGCAGCAGTACGGTAACCACATTGAATGCCTCTGTCAATCCTGCGCATGGTGGTTCTTTCGCTTCAAAAAATGGTACGCAGGATGGTAATTATGTGGACTGGACAGTGAATATCAATTCGAGCCAGTCGACGGTATCCAATGCGGAGCTGGACGATACACCGACGAACAATCAGATTATTGATCCAAATTCATTTCACTTGTACCCGCAAACGGTCGATACAAGCGGCAATCTGACCACGGATACGGGTAATGAGCTGCAGCAGGGCAAGGATTATACGTTGACCATCAACACAGATAACAACACAGGCGCGCAGACATTTACCATTAAATTCGTCAATCCAATTGACAGTGCCTATCAGCTGACGTACAGCACGTTAATTAATGCAAATAACGGTGATACACTAGGCAACACGGCAAACTTTTCCGGAAACAATATTCAGACCGTTACGCAGCAGACAAGCCAGAATGTCACGGTTCACATCTCATCAGGATCAGGTACCGGCAGTGGTGTGAATGGAAGCTTAACTATATTTAAGGACGACGCAGTCAGTCATGCAGCCTTGCCGGGGGCGACATTTACGCTTTACGATAGTACCGGGACAACTCCGCTGCGAACATTAACAACGGGCACTAATGGTGAAGTCGCTTTTAACAACTTTAAATATGGCACCTACATCCTGAAAGAAATACAGGCCCCGGTCGGTTATACGATTAGTAATGCTCTGGTAAATGGGACTCCTGTAACCATTGATGCCACTTCGTCAGCGGCCGGAGCGCTGACAACCATCGACGATAACCAAAACAAAGTAATCCTCACAAAGCAGGATGTGAATGGAAATGGTTTAACGGGAGCGACGTTCAGTTTGTTAAAAGACGGACAGCCCTATCCTATCGGGCATGCGATCCAAAGCGTTGCTGGACAGGTTGAAATTGACGGCTTAGTCCCGGGAAGCTATGAATTAACGGAAACAGTCGCACCAACCGGTTATTTGATCAATTCTACGCCAATCAATTTTACTGTCACAGAAAACGCAAATAATCAGATCCCGGATGTAAATCTGGGAACACTGACTGATTATCAGGGCTCTGCCACACTAACAAAAGATGATAACGCAAATCATCCTCTGGCTGGAGCCGTCTATGAGCTGCAAATGCAAAGTGGCGATGGATCATGGAACACCATAGAAACAAATTTGGTAACCGGAAGCGATGGTACGGTCAGTGCTTCCGGGCTTGCTCCGGGTACTTATCAGTTTGTTGAAACGCAGGCCCCTGCCGGATATACAGTAAATGGTTCTCCAGTCGGATTCACGATTGCATCAACTTCTTCGGGTGATCCTGGTACTCAGCAGCTGTCACAATCCGATTCTCAGGACAGTGTGGTTCTGACAAAAGTCGATGCCAATGACAGTAATGCCAAACTTTCAGGTGCGGAATTCCAGCTTGAAGACAGCAGTGGCAATGTGGTTGCAAAAGATGCTTATGGCAATTCATTGAAATCGGTCTGGACGACGGATAGCAGCGGCCAGTTCACGATAAATGGACTGGCACCGGGCAGCTACCAGTTCGTTGAAACAGCAGCTCCGAGCGGCTATCAGCTGGATAGCACACCGGTACCATTTACGGTTTCAAATAAAGACACAAAAGCCGTTTCGATTACGGCATCAGATAAACCTAGTGCTGTCACACTGACGAAAACGGATGCCAGTGACAGTAATGCTGAACTTTCAGGCGCAGAATTCCAGCTTGAAGACAGCAACGGTCAAGCAGTAACAGCGGACGCGACCGGGAAAACCTTGCCTGCTACATGGACGACGGACAGCAGCGGCCAGTTCACGGTCAACGGACTGGCTCCAGGCAGCTATCAGTTTATCGAAACGAAAGCGCCCAACGGTTATCAGCTTGATCAGACACCGATACCGTTCAAGATTACAAATACAGATGTACAGGCTGTTCCGATCACAGCGACAGATAAGCTGAATAGTGTGACACTGACGAAAGTTGACGCAAATGACAGTAACGCCAAACTTCCGGGAGCAGAATTTGAACTTCAGGACAGCAAAGGAAACGTGGTAACGACAGATGTAACCGGAAAGGCCTTGCCGACAATCTGGACCACGGATAGCAATGGCCAGTTTACAGTGAATGGACTGAGCGCCGGTAATTATCAATTCGTGGAAACGAAGGCGCCTAACGGCTATCAGCTTGATCAGACGCCAACACCGTTTACAGTGACAAACACAGATGTACAGGCTGTTCCGATCACGGCAACAAATAAACTGAATGCAGTAACATTGACAAAAGTAGATGTTAATGACAAGAACGCCGTTCTTCAGGGGGCAGAGTTCAAACTCTATGACAACAACAACAATGTTGTCCAAAAAGATGTGAACGGCAAAGCACTTCCTTCTATTTGGACGACCAATAGCAAGGGTCAGTTCACGGTTAATGGATTGGTACCGGGCAATTATCATTTCATTGAGACAAAGGCACCGCTGAATTACAATTTGGATACCACACCGATACCGTTCCAGGTAACAAATGCGGATATCAAAGCGATTCTGGTCACAGCAACAGATAAACTGACTCCTGGTGATGTTCAGTTGACCAAAGTCGATAGTAATGATAAAAATGCGGTGCTCAAGGGTGCGGTGTTCAAACTGGAAGACAGCAGCGGCAAGACCTTAGAAACCGGGCTGACGACAAATGACAGCGGTCAGTTCATCGTCAGGGGGCTTGCTCCGGGCAAGTATTTCTTCGTTGAAACAAAAGCGCCAAATGGCTATCAACTGGATGCCACGCCGATACCATTTACAATCGCGAAGGGCCAGGCAAAGGCTGTTGAAATTACAGCAACAGATAAACCGCTCGTAATTACCAAGCAATTGACTGGTAAACCTGGCGCGACCTACAATGTGGTTGATCAGAACGGTCATGTCCTTGTACGCGGAGTTATGGCCGATTCGGAAGGTCACGTGCATTTCAAGGGACTGGCATCAGGAAAATATCATCTGGTGTTGGTTAGAGGAGTAAAAGGCGAAGCACAGACAAACTCGGTTAAGAAGACAAGGAATAGCGGACTTCCTACCACTGGAGATACTAATGACATCTTTGCTATGATGACTGGAACCGTGCTTCTTCTCGGCGGTGGAGCCGTGGCATTCTTCACAAGAAGACGGAGAAAGAATTGA
- a CDS encoding ATP-binding protein, with the protein MHQHRLPAMITVILCYIGLFLIFLSWAHFSGHNGPVARQGVLDLTHWNFERSGSVELNGQWGFYPNQLLSPDAIKAGAGKSEQFMTVPDNGQSMDNRKMYDLNSGTYKLMIRSDRDGEIFGLQTSVIYSANRIFMNGELVGSSGNPSMGGDQQASLKPSVSYSPLHRGTNELIIQVSHSIGNSGWGISKPITFGTQQQISRSHDLALFNDLFMIVSFFIMGLYFFGYFIQRRKDLHLLFFSIICLLFSTIISWVGTARVIYLLLPGFSFSAMTVLESVTSLAACAAVLLYLFFAYPELVSKKFVYVGIAFSLVTLITDFIPLVLLTSIDLILHLFLAVSALAYTSYIFVLAIIKKVEGSIYLTIGTLSISIFVIITAISAFSAKMLSPFYSISSILFLLMISLMMSQRFSNAFRRSEMLAEELVRNDKQKDEFIAKTSHEFRTPLNGIINVAQTLLAGNKSRTIADEKDKLYLITRIGYRLSDLVNDILDMEKMKQGRLQIKLVPLDIFTTVKTELAYYKLLADKKGLCIVDHIPANLPLVFADENRIRQIINNLVDNAVKYTQQGQITLSAKKLDCDIEITVADTGSGIPASEHETVFQAFEHRNELNQSEGAGLGLSIVKQLVTLQKGRIWLESEIGLGSVFHFTIPLFDEKMGISTGSSVRIPSTTVKPGHEADQSELTLTTPYYSRLLHAPTILVVDDNLENLKILIDMLEGIPYNVIAVKNGQEALDEISHSQLDLIILDLMMPGMSGYDVCGKIREQYSLTDLPVLMLTAAIINDDKHYAFRAGANDILQKPYNFSELSARIRGLILMKNAASQAANMEVAFLQSQIRPHFLYNVLNSIIALSYDDIEQSREMTAQFAAYLRGSFDFQNTSTISSFGKELSLVRSYLAIEKMRFQERIQVVYDIEEGLDFPLPPLMIQPLVENAVLHGIGKRKSGGRLTLAAHRKQNFYLISVSDNGIGMSADQVSELLIGKKGRSVGLKNINSRLKHFYGTKLRIESVEGKGTTFSMRIPAEAE; encoded by the coding sequence ATGCATCAGCACCGCCTGCCAGCAATGATTACTGTTATTTTATGTTATATCGGTTTGTTTCTAATTTTTCTGTCATGGGCGCACTTTTCAGGACACAATGGCCCTGTCGCCAGGCAAGGAGTACTTGATCTCACCCACTGGAATTTTGAGCGGAGCGGAAGTGTGGAGTTGAATGGCCAGTGGGGATTTTATCCGAATCAGCTTCTTTCTCCAGACGCTATCAAAGCGGGTGCAGGAAAAAGCGAACAGTTTATGACAGTGCCTGATAATGGGCAAAGTATGGATAATAGGAAAATGTACGATTTGAATAGCGGTACATACAAGCTTATGATCCGTTCCGACCGTGACGGGGAGATCTTCGGTCTGCAAACATCGGTCATTTACAGTGCGAACCGGATTTTTATGAACGGAGAACTGGTTGGAAGCAGCGGCAACCCTTCAATGGGTGGCGATCAACAGGCGTCTCTCAAACCTTCTGTCAGTTACTCTCCACTTCATCGCGGAACTAATGAATTGATCATCCAAGTATCGCATTCAATTGGAAATTCAGGATGGGGTATTTCCAAGCCCATTACCTTCGGCACGCAGCAGCAGATTTCACGGAGCCACGATTTGGCCTTATTTAACGATTTGTTTATGATTGTTTCTTTCTTTATTATGGGGCTATATTTCTTTGGCTATTTCATCCAGCGCCGGAAGGATCTTCATCTTCTGTTCTTTTCAATTATCTGCCTGCTTTTTTCCACGATTATTTCCTGGGTTGGCACGGCCAGAGTCATTTACCTTTTACTTCCGGGATTCTCTTTTAGCGCAATGACCGTTCTGGAATCGGTGACCTCGCTTGCGGCATGCGCCGCCGTGCTCCTTTACCTGTTCTTCGCATATCCGGAACTTGTTTCAAAAAAGTTCGTTTATGTCGGAATCGCCTTTTCACTTGTTACTTTGATCACAGATTTTATACCTTTAGTTTTACTGACGTCTATTGATCTGATTCTACACTTGTTTCTGGCAGTTTCGGCGCTTGCCTATACTTCTTACATCTTTGTTCTTGCGATTATTAAGAAAGTCGAAGGCAGCATCTATCTGACGATCGGAACGCTGTCAATCAGTATATTTGTCATCATCACGGCAATCAGCGCATTCAGTGCCAAAATGTTGTCTCCGTTTTACTCCATTTCATCTATTCTTTTTCTGCTTATGATCTCATTAATGATGTCCCAGCGCTTTTCAAATGCGTTCCGGCGCAGCGAAATGCTGGCAGAAGAGCTTGTCCGCAATGACAAGCAGAAGGATGAATTCATCGCCAAAACCTCGCATGAATTCCGGACACCTCTGAATGGAATTATTAATGTTGCGCAGACGCTGCTGGCCGGGAATAAAAGCCGGACAATCGCCGATGAGAAGGACAAGCTTTATCTGATCACGAGGATTGGTTATCGGCTTTCTGATCTGGTGAATGACATTCTTGACATGGAAAAAATGAAGCAGGGGCGGCTTCAGATCAAGCTTGTCCCGCTGGATATTTTTACAACAGTAAAAACTGAGCTGGCATACTATAAACTACTGGCGGATAAAAAAGGACTATGCATTGTTGATCATATTCCAGCCAATCTTCCGCTTGTCTTCGCCGATGAAAACCGGATCCGGCAAATCATTAATAATCTGGTAGACAACGCGGTCAAATATACACAACAGGGACAGATTACGCTAAGTGCGAAGAAATTGGATTGCGATATTGAGATCACGGTAGCCGATACGGGGTCAGGGATTCCCGCCTCAGAGCATGAGACAGTCTTTCAGGCATTTGAGCACAGGAACGAATTGAATCAAAGTGAAGGCGCCGGACTGGGACTGAGCATTGTCAAACAGCTTGTTACGCTTCAGAAAGGAAGGATCTGGCTGGAGTCCGAGATCGGATTAGGCTCGGTTTTCCACTTTACCATTCCTCTCTTCGATGAAAAGATGGGGATCTCTACTGGTTCATCAGTCCGTATTCCAAGTACAACTGTCAAACCGGGCCACGAGGCAGACCAGTCCGAGCTAACCCTTACAACTCCATATTATTCACGTTTGCTTCATGCGCCGACGATTCTGGTGGTTGACGATAATCTGGAAAACCTTAAAATTCTGATCGATATGCTTGAAGGAATCCCATATAATGTAATTGCTGTGAAAAACGGTCAGGAGGCTCTCGACGAAATTTCCCACTCCCAGCTGGATCTGATCATTCTCGATCTGATGATGCCCGGCATGTCGGGTTATGATGTCTGCGGCAAAATTCGTGAGCAATATAGCCTGACCGATCTTCCCGTGCTTATGTTGACGGCAGCGATCATCAATGATGATAAACATTATGCTTTCCGCGCAGGCGCGAATGACATTTTACAGAAGCCCTACAATTTCTCGGAATTGTCGGCGCGCATTAGAGGACTGATCCTGATGAAGAATGCGGCAAGCCAGGCGGCCAATATGGAAGTGGCTTTCCTCCAGTCCCAGATCCGTCCGCACTTCCTGTATAATGTGCTGAATTCAATTATCGCGCTAAGCTATGACGACATCGAGCAGTCGCGTGAGATGACTGCTCAATTTGCCGCCTATCTTCGCGGCAGCTTTGATTTCCAGAACACTTCGACGATCAGCTCGTTTGGAAAGGAGCTGTCGCTAGTCAGGTCCTATCTGGCGATTGAGAAAATGCGTTTTCAGGAGCGGATTCAGGTTGTTTATGATATTGAAGAAGGTCTCGATTTTCCACTGCCACCACTGATGATCCAGCCCCTCGTGGAAAACGCCGTACTGCATGGCATTGGCAAACGAAAATCCGGCGGCAGGCTTACGCTCGCCGCGCATCGGAAGCAAAATTTTTATCTGATCAGCGTATCGGACAATGGGATCGGAATGTCTGCAGATCAGGTCAGCGAGCTCTTGATAGGGAAAAAAGGGCGCAGTGTCGGCCTGAAGAACATCAACAGCCGGCTGAAACATTTTTACGGAACAAAATTGCGGATTGAAAGTGTGGAAGGCAAAGGAACCACGTTCTCGATGCGGATACCCGCTGAAGCTGAGTAA